catgcccacctgagccccattaagtaccaataccaagaccccccccccaccatgagtacacagtaacccaacccagaccccttcgcatgcccacctgagccccattaagtaccaataccaagaccccccccaccatgagtacacagtaacccaacccagaccccttcgcatgcccacctgagccccattaagtaccaataccaagaccccccccaccatgagtacacagtaacccaacccagaccccttcgcatgcccacctgagccccattaagtaccaataccaagccccccccccggccatgagtacacagtaacccaacccagaccccttcgcatgcccacctgagaccCATTAaataccaataccaagaccccccccaccatgagtacacagtaacccaacccagatcccttcgcatgcccacctgagccccattaagtaccaataccgagacccccctcccatgagcacatggtaatgCCACCCAGACCCTCTCCCATGTCCACTttagccccattaagtaccagtACTGAAACCCCCCTCCCAAGAGCATATGGTTACTGACCCCTGAACCCCCTCTCATGTACacgtgagccccattaagtaccaagccccccccccaagtcaaagAGTGTGGTCTTGTTAAGCCAGCTCAAAAGCCAGAGAAAATGTCAGAGCGAAACTGTAGTCAGATGTCCGAGATTTGGTCCAAAGACAGAGCCTGGGTTCTggaagctgcagggtcctcagaagctgaagccaggaatcaggaagcaggatggtcctcagaagccaaagccaggaatcaggaagctgcaaggacctcagaagacaaagccaggaatcaggaagctgcaaggacctcagaagccgaagccaggaatcaggaagctgcagggtcctcagaagctgaAGCCAGGGATCTGGAAGCTGCAAggatctcagaagccgaagccaggaatcaggaagctgcagggtcctcagaagccgaagccaggaatcaggaagctgcagggtcctcagaagccgaagccaggaatcaggaagctgcagggtcctcagaagccgaagccaggaatcaggaagctgcaaggaactcagaagccgaagccaggaatcaggaagctgcagggtcctcagaagccgaagccaggaatcaggaagctgcaaggaactcagaagccgaagccaggaatcaggaagctgcagggtcctcagaagccgaagccagggatctggaagctgcaaggatctcagaagccgaagccaggaatcaggaagctgcagggtcctcagaagccaaggccaggaatctggaagcagcaggatgcTAAGAAGCCATattcaggaatcaggaagctgcagggtcctcagaagccgaagccagggatctggaagctgcaaggatctcagaagccgaagccaggaatcaggaagctgcaaggatcTCAGAAGCCGAAGTCAGGGATCTGGAAGCTGCAAggatctcagaagccgaagccaggaatcaggaagctgcagggtcctcagaagccgaagccaggaatcaggaagctgcaaggatctcagaagccgaagccaggaatcaggatctcagaagccgaagccaggaatcaggaagctgcaaggatctcagaagccaaggccaggaTTCTGGAAGCTGCAAGgacctcagaagccgaagccaggaatcaggatctcagaagccgaagccaggaatcaggaagctgcaaggatctcagaagccgaatccaggaatcaggaagctgcaaggatcTTAGAAGCCCAAGTCAGGGATCTGGAAGCTGCAAggatctcagaagccgaagccaggaatcaggaagctgcatggtcctcagaagccgaagccaggaatcaggaagctgcaaggatctcagaagccgaagccaggaatcaggaagatGCAAGGATATCAGAAGCCGAAGTCAGGGATCTGGAAGCTGCAAggatctcagaagccgaagccaggaatcaggaacctgcaaggatctcagaagccgaagccaggaatcaggaagctgcagggtcctcagaagccgaatCCAGGAATCAGGAACCTGCAAggatctcagaagccgaagccaggaatcaggaagctgcaaggatctcagaagccgaagccaggaatcaggaagctgcagggtcctcagaagccgaagccaggaaccTGGAGGTGGAAGGGTCGTCCGAAGCGAAAGCTGGGCGTCTGAGTCTGGAGTCATTCTCGTCGTGTGGAGCCAAAGTCAGTAATTAGGAGGTGGGAGATTAGTCGGGATTTGGGCAGAGATCAGGAAACTAGGAGGTCCCACATGCATATAAATCAATATCATGCCAGAACATAGTAACCATGAGCGTATcaaccaatttggtaccagtaaccctgtgcatctgaaatattttgccacctgtaaccataagcatatgaagaattttggcacctgtaaccagacctttcccatgtgggtttgaaccagttggcaccagtaaaaatgagcatagaaaaccaatttggtaccagtaaccctgtgtatatgaaacctttttgcacctgtaaccagacctttcccatgtgggtttaaagcaataggcaccagtaaaaatgagcatataaaaccaatttggtaccagtaaccctgtgcatatgaagtattttggcacctgtaaccagacctttcctaAGATAGTTTGAACCAGTGGGCACCAGTAATCAtaagcatataaaaccaatttggtaccagtaactcTGTGTATATGAAACCTTTTTGCACCTGTAATCAGACCTTCACCATGTGTGTTCaaaccaataggcaccagtaaaaatgagcatagaaaaccaatttggtaccagtaaccctgtgcatatgaaacctttttgcacctgtaaccagaccttcaCCATGTGGGTTCaaaccaataggcaccagtaaaaatgagcatagaaaaccaatttggtaccagtaaccctgtgcatatgaaacctttttgcacctgtaaccagacctttcccaggtgggtttaaagcaataggcaccagtaaaaatgagcatcgaaaaccattttgccacccgtaaccatgagcatatgaagaatttcggtacctgtaaccagacctttgcCATgtgggtttaaagcaggggtagtcaaactgcggcccaccagatgtccatggactacaattcccagaagccattCCCAGctttcgccagcgaatgctggcaagggctcctgggaattgtagtccatggacatctggagggccgcagtttgactacccttgcagaCAATAGGCACCAGTAATCCTGTGCATATAAAACcattttgccacctgtaaccatgagcatatgaagaattttggtacctgtaaccagacctttcccatatGAGTTTTAAGCAATAGGCACCAGTAACGATGAGCATATAAAAACAGTCTGGTACCATTAACCTTGTGCatgtgaaacattttggcacctgtaaccagacctttcccaggtgggtttgaaccaataggcaccagtaaccctgtgcatataaaaccattttgccacctgtaaccatgagcatatgaagaattttggtacctgtaaccagacctttctcatgtgggtttgaaccaataggcaccagtaacgatgagcatataaaaacagtttggtacCATTAACCTTGTGCatgtgaaacattttggcacctgtaaccagacctttcccaggtgggtttgaaccaataggcaccagtaacgatgagcatataaaaacagtttggtacCATTAACCTTGTGCatgtgaaacattttggcacctgtaaccagacctttcccaggtgggtttgaaccaataggcaccagtaaaaatgagcatagaaaaccattttgccacccttaaccatgagcatatgaagaattttggtacctgtaaccagGCCTTTGCCATgtgggtttaaagcaggggtagtcaaactgcggcccaccagatgtccatggactacaattcccaggagccattcccagcattcgccagcgaatgctgacaagggctcctgagaattgtagtccatggacatctggagggccgcagtttgactacccttgcagacaataggcaccagtaacgatgagcatataaaaacagtttggtacCATTAACCTTGTGCatgtgaaacattttggcacctgtaaccagatctttcccaggtgggtttgaaccaataggcaccagtaaccctgtgcatataaaaccattttgccacctgtaaccatgagcatatgaagaattttggtacctgtaaccagacctttcccatgtgggtttgaaccaataggcaccagtaaaaatgagcatataaaaccaatttggtaccagtaaccctgtgcatatgaaacctttttgcacctgtaaccagacctttcccatgtgggtttaaagcaataggcaccagtaaaaatgagcatagaaaaccattttgccagctgtaaccatgagcatatgaagaattttggcacctgtaaccagacctttcccatgtgggttcAAACCAttaggcaccagtaaaaatgagcatagaaaaccattgtgccacctgtaaccatgagcatatgaagaattttggtacctgtaaccagacctttcccatgtgggtttgaaccaataggcaccagtaaaaatgagcatataaaaccaatttggtaccagtaaccctgtgcatatgaaacctttttgcacctgtaaccagacctttcccatgtgggtttaAAGCAATAGGCACCAGTAACAATGAGCATAGAAAACCAATTTGGCACCATTAACCCTGTGCatgtgaaacattttggcacctgtacccagacctttcccaggtgaatttgaaccaataggcaccagtcaccatgagcatataaaacTATTTTGGTACCAGTTActctgtgcatatgaaacattttggcacctgtaaccctgtgcagaaacattttggcacctttaaacctgtgcatatgaaacattttggcacctgtaaccctgtgcagaaacattttggcacctttaaacctgtgcatatgaaacattttggcacctgtaaccctgtgcagaaacattttggcacctttaaccctgtgcatatgaaacattttggcaccagtcaCCAGACCTCTCCCAGCGTCCCTCCCCCCttgtgatttcagctctttttgtttTGCCACAGAGGCAACCCGTCCCCAGCGCCCATAGCTTTATTTTCTCTGGTCAGCGGGGGCTTCTTACCCGTCTCTGCCGAGGAGCCTGAGGGCGGCCAGTTTGCCCGGCGCCGCTCGTGGTTTCCTCCGGCCAGAGACGCCCCGTCAGCCGCTgcccccgaagaagaagaagaggaaccgCGTTGGCCAAGCTGCGctcgctcctctccaggctctcgCTGGGAACGGGCCGCGCAAAGGGCGCTTCAGAGgagtcccgccgccgccgccgccgccgccttccttCCGCAGGGTCCTCGGCCGCGCCGCTCGGGGAACAGGGAACGGGCGCTTCTGGGGGCTTCTTGGTCTTGGGGCTTCTCGCCTTCTTGGGGCTTCTTGGTCTTGGGGCTTCttcgccttcctcctcctcttcttggggCTTCGTCTTCTTGGGGCTTCTTGGTCTTGGGGCTTCTTCGCCTTCCTCCTCAGGGGGCTTCGTCTTGGGGCTTCTTGGTCTTcgttcttcttctcccctcaggGCAGGTCCAGGTGACTTTTCAGCTTCCCGCCTGAGGCGGCACGTTTCATCCTCCCGCCCGGGCCCCGCCAGCCAACCAGAAAGTGGGGCGCCTCAGGCCTCGAAGCTGATTGGGTCCCCGCCAAGGGTCCCTGGGAACGGGCAGACTCTCTGCCCAGAGACAGAACCTGAGTTGAGCCAATCACCGGGGGGGCTGAGGGCCCTCCGAGGGGGTCTCGCACGCGCCTGGGGAGAGCGCGCGCGGCCGGCGCAGGTGTGTGTGATGGAGGGCGGTGGGTTCACTCAGAGTTCACTGGCGGGGTCACTCGCGGTCGCGGCGCTGGCCGGCCGGGCCCTGGGGTGCGCACTGGAGGGGTGGGATGGGCAGAGCAGGTGGCACGGAGGAAGCGGCTCACCTGCGCCCCAAGGGaccctcccccgctccccccccccgcgccagaTCAGAAAGCAGAGGGGGCACCAGCGagggagggttgccaggttgccagCTCGggctgtgaaattcctggagattgggggggggcctGACGGGATAGAgcaggggggggtggagaaggccaTGGAGTCTGCCCCCCCGAAGCAGCCTGTTCCACCTGCCACTGGGGACTTTGGGGCGGCTTTTCTAGCCATCGACCAGGGCTCCTCTTGCGAATCCTGCTGCATGGTGAGTGGCCAGAAGCTCGGGggtgcggggtggggtgggggcaaaaaTGGGGAGCCCTGCCTGACTGGACCCCCATTTGGCATCCCTGCCAGAGGGGGAGAGTGCTCCATTTGCAGGACTGGGAGCTGTCAAAAGAGCATCCAGGCAAATGGCATGTattttgtcctgctgctgtgACCCCTGGGGTGGAATGACAGGCCAGAGGcacagcccttcccccccccacccccacccatcctgGGTGCACACCTCAAATCCTGCAGTTTGGGTTCTGCAGCGTGCAGATGTTGAGCTCGAGCAAGTAAGCCATGCCACAAAGTCCAGGCAAAGTCGGTTGGCCAATTGGACCCAGTGGCCTCTTCCCAAGGGGGGTAGGTGGGATGTCTGCTTCCTCCCGCCCTGccaggtgaccctggagaaatgTTCTGtgtgctccaggcccatcatggactGGATCCTGCACGTGATGGGCAAGGCCTACCACCCTCAGTGCTCCACCTGCGTCATCTGCTACCACTGTTGCTTGGACGGCGTTCCCATCACAGTCGATGCCACCAGCCAGATCCGCTGCACTGAAGATTTCCATCAGCAACTGGCCTTCCACCCCCTCGCACCGCTTGCTGCCAGGGCGGCCTCAGGGGTGGGAGAGCAGAGGGGGCGCAAAGAGGGCTTGACTCCATTGGGGGcaacctggctggctggctggcggcccAGGGTATGCTGCCTGCTCCTCCCCTTGGAGCCGTTCTGCAATGGcggaagctgcccttttctcagtGGGGGGAGCTGCCTCCCAGCTTGGCaggagatgctgctgctgatTCCTTCTTCTTGCTCTCTGTCCCCAGGAAATTCGCTCCCTGGTGCTCAATGTGTGGAACTCCATCATGCCGGAGCCGGGCCAAGAGGAGACGGTGCAGATTGTTGCCTTGGACCACAGCTTCCACATCGGCTGGGACAAGTGTGAGGTGAGGGTCCTGGAatctagggaggggggaaggaaggccagAAAAGAGTCAGAGAAGCCAGTTTGAGCTGGGCCGGTGGTCTGTCCAGTCCCACAGTCTATGTCACAGGGTGGCCAAAGCCAAGGGGTcaccaggaagtccaccagcagggccagaactcctgaagccctcccactgtgccctccccccaagcaccaagaagacggagcatccctgccccaggcagagcgTTCCCCCTAGACCTTGAGGCTAAGACCCACAGACCGGCCTCTTCTCCAGATGCTTCTCCCGTCCTTTCTTGAAGCCGTCTATCCTTGAGcccccccaccacttcctgcaggggTGAATTCTATCTGAAGATGGCcctttgtgcttttaaaaaatattaattaattgaaatgggcatctcctccagggctACTCGATCTACATGTACAAGGTGCTGAAGCAGGTGCACCCGGACACGGgcatctcctccaaggccttgagCATCATGAACTCCTTCGTGAACGACATCTTCGAGCGCATCGCCGGCGAGGCCTCCCGCCTGGCGCACTACAACAAGCGCTCCACCATCACCTCCCGCGAGATCCAGACCGCCGTGCGCCTCCTCCTGCCCGGCGAGCTGGCCAAGCACGCCGTCTCCGAGGGCACCAAGGCCGCCACCAAGTACACCAGCTCCAAGTAATGGGAGAACAAATCAAGATTTGAAACCCAAAGGCTCTTTTCAGAGCCACCCACTGGCTCCCCGAAAGAGGCCGGAATGCTTGGGCTAAGGGCGAGCAAGAAACAAAACGAAAAAGAAAGGCCTaccttatttagttatttattttatatttttatactgcccttccatatgcctctgggtggtttacagatGATATCATATAAcatggacttttctttcttttctttcttttttttaacaagagCATGCTGGAATACTGAACATTTTAGCGGAAAGATCCATGGTTGTAAGTTCTCAATAAAAAGATTACTTGCATTTTCAGGAAAGTAAATATTAATTTGTGTTGCAATCCCTCAACGCAAGGCTTGATGGGGTGGTGTCTACAGGCTTATTTCTTATTAATAATGCTCGGTGATGTAGGTGGGGTGAGATCTGTGACTGGTCCaatgttacccagctggctgcatatggaggagtggggaatcaaac
The Paroedura picta isolate Pp20150507F chromosome 16, Ppicta_v3.0, whole genome shotgun sequence genome window above contains:
- the LOC143826565 gene encoding histone H2B-like, coding for MESAPPKQPVPPATGDFGAAFLAIDQGSSCESCCMEIRSLVLNVWNSIMPEPGQEETVQIVALDHSFHIGWDKCEGYSIYMYKVLKQVHPDTGISSKALSIMNSFVNDIFERIAGEASRLAHYNKRSTITSREIQTAVRLLLPGELAKHAVSEGTKAATKYTSSK